One region of Miscanthus floridulus cultivar M001 chromosome 19, ASM1932011v1, whole genome shotgun sequence genomic DNA includes:
- the LOC136527234 gene encoding probable ribonuclease P/MRP protein subunit POP5: protein MQGPLDTSRGPLLSTKTGSRPQCSRLAHITTSATLQRNASPPPATTGYRLRPRTCSSLPSSPPRLQLRRRIHRLPQHLLRRQTLIWAGGSDTSALSPTLGALQLRKCIVTMVHFKNRYMVVEVFIDAARGEQDPVILTQFNITKVIRDSIQLNFGECGLAGSLGSLQVKYVNPVTKLCIVRVSREDHQKVWAAMTMVRCIGKIPVSFNLLDMSGSIRACKKAALECDEAKFEQYKVAAGDRITAEIIQSVESCFEKIRGLES from the exons ATGCAAGGCCCACTGGACACTAGCAGAGGCCCGCTTCTGTCCACCAAAACCGGCAGTCGCCCGCAGTGCTCGCGCCTCGCTCACATCACCACATCCGCGACGCTGCAGCGGAACGCCTCGCCGCCTCCGGCGACAACTGGCTACAGGCTCCGTCCACGGACCTGCTCCTCGCTTCCTTCTTCGCCACCTCGGCTGCAGCTCCGTCGACGAATCCACCGGCTGCCTCAACACCTCCTCCGACGTCAAACCCTAATCTGGGCTGGCGGGTCTGACACTTCAGCACTGTCGCCTACCCTAG GAGCTCTGCAGTTAAGGAAGTGTATAGTCACCATGGTTCATTTCAAGAATAGGTACATGGTGGTGGAGGTCTTTATTGATGCAGCTAGAGGTGAACAGGACCCTGTAATCCTCACCCAATTTAATATAACAAAAGTTATAAGAGACAGCATTCAGCTCAACTTTGGGGAGTGTGGCCTAGCTGGATCTCTTGGATCATTGCAAG TTAAGTATGTTAATCCTGTAACAAAGCTCTGCATTGTCCGTGTGTCACGTGAAGACCACCAGAAAGTTTGGGCTGCTATGACAATGGTGAGGTGCATTGGGAAGATCCCTGTTTCATTCAACTTGCTCGACATGAGTG GAAGCATCAGGGCTTGCAAGAAAGCTGCACTGGAGTGTGATGAAGCGAAATTTGAACAATACAAGGTGGCTGCTGGCGATCGTATCACGGCAGAGATCATCCAGTCCGTAGAGAGCTGCTTTGAGAAGATTAGAGGACTAGAGAGCTAG
- the LOC136527233 gene encoding uncharacterized protein: MGREGVVAGPAAEGSKSRPECVNSSNPYHECSDYCLRKIAEARQRLDDELPDSWKRPPEQRTVHPDCINASNPYHECSDYCFRRIADAKSGLERGEGQPPADVATATGTSDAAEQQRPEDNDADEQEDKAADDGYPQMTEKQKKLFELRLKMNEARKANQQAMVAEKKRMEPRGESRGVSKQKWLDDRKKKIGKLLDSNGLDMSKAYMLDTEETAEAKYKKWEKVPAPYGWDVFNQKTLYDAYKKRTKNIEVDMEVYNKAKEDDPEFYRDASSLQYGKVSNVPAENIDKMVKELKEREEKRKSFSRRRKFNEDKDIDSINDRNEHFNKKIERAFGKYTLEIKNNLERGTALPD, translated from the exons ATGGGGAGGGAGGGCGTGGTGGCTGGGCCGGCGGCGGAGGGGAGTAAATCGCGGCCGGAGTGCGTCAACTCGTCCAATCCATACCACGAGTGCTCCGACTACTGCCTCCGCAAGATCGCCGAGGCCAGGCAGCGCCTCGACGACGAGCTCCCCGACTCGTGGAAGCGCCCGCCCGAGCAACGCACCGTCCACCCGGACTGCATCAACGCCTCCAACCCCTACCACGAGTGCTCCGACTACTGCTTCAGGCGCATCGCCGACGCCAAATCCG GGCTCGAGCGTGGGGAGGGACAGCCACCAGCTGATGTGGCCACCGCTACCGGCACGTCCGATGCAGCGGAGCAGCAGCGACCTGAAGATAACGATGCCGACGAACAGGAGGACAAAGCCGCGGATGATGGTTACCCGCAGATGACGGAAAAACAGAAGAAGTTGTTCGAGTTGCGGCTTAAGATG AATGAAGCACGGAAGGCAAATCAGCAGGCAATGGTTGCTGAGAAGAAAAGGATGGAGCCTCGCGGCGAGAGCCGAGGTGTTTCTAAGCAGAAGTGGCTAGAcgacaggaagaagaagatcggGAAGCTGCTGGACTCAAATGGCCTTGATATGTCCAAGGCGTACATGCTCGATACGGAGGAGACGGCAGAGGCCAAGTACAAGAAATGGGAGAAGGTACCTGCTCCATATGGGTGGGATG TTTTCAATCAAAAGACCTTGTATGATGCATACAAAAAGAGGACCAAGAATATAGAAGTCGACATGGAGGTTTACAATAAAGCCAAGGAAGATGACCCTGAATTCTACCGGGACGCCTCAAGTCTCCAGTATGGGAAG GTGTCCAATGTGCCAGCAGAAAACATTGACAAAATGGTCAAGGAACTCAAGGAGCGGGAAGAGAAGCGAAAATCGTTCAGCAGGAGGCGCAAGTTCAACGAAGACAAGGATATTGACTCGATCAACGACCGGAATGAGCACTTCAACAAGAAGATTGAGCGCGCCTTTGGCAAGTACACGCTCGAGATCAAGAACAACCTCGAAAGAGGTACTGCCCTACCGGACTAA
- the LOC136527232 gene encoding calcium and calcium/calmodulin-dependent serine/threonine-protein kinase-like, with protein sequence MSKTESRKLSDDYEVVDVLGRGGFSIVRRGVSKSEGKTQVAIKTLRRLGPAMNGMQQGSKGGLPMWKQVSISDALLTNEILVMRRIVENVAPHPNVIGLHDVYEDAHGVHLILELCSGGELFDRIVGRDRYSEFDAAAVIRQIAKGLEALHKANIIHRDLKPENCLFSDKNEDSTLKIMDFGLSSVEDFSDPIVTLFGSIDYVSPEALSRQDVSASSDMWSVGVILYILLSGCPPFHAPTNREKQQRILQGEFSFQDHAWKTISSSAKELISRLLSVEPYKRPTASDLLGHPWVIGDWAKQDLMDAEVISKLKRFNARRKLRAAAIASVLSSKVALRTKRLRNLLGTHDLSSEELDNLRAHFAQICADGENATLAEFEQVLKAMKLELLVPLAPRVFDLFDNNRDGTVDMREILCGLSSLRNSRGDDALRLCFQMYDADRSGCISKDELASMLRALPEECLPGDITEPGKLDEVFDEMDANGDGKVSFDEFKAAMQKDSALQDVVLSSLRPPAPGQ encoded by the exons ATGTCCAAGACTGAGAGCAGAAAGCTGTCCGATGACTATGAAGTTGTGGATGTCCTTGGCCGAGGCGGGTTCTCGATAGTGAGGAGGGGAGTGAGCAAATCGGAGGGGAAGACCCAGGTCGCCATAAAGACCTTGCGAAGGCTTGGCCCGGCCATGAACGGGATGCAGCAAGGGTCAAAGGGTGGCCTTCCGATGTGGAAGCAGGTATCCATCTCTGACGCCTTGCTCACCAACGAGATTCTCGTCATGAGGAGGATAGTTGAGAACGTCGCGCCACATCCCAACGTCATAGGCCTGCATGATGTGTACGAGGATGCGCATGGCGTGCACCTGATCCTGGAGCTGTGCTCTGGTGGTGAACTGTTTGATAGGATAGTGGGGCGTGACCGGTACTCGGAGTTCGATGCAGCAGCTGTTATTCGTCAGATTGCTAAGGGGTTGGAGGCTCTTCATAAGGCAAACATCATACACAGGGACTTGAAGCCAGAGAACTGCCTCTTCTCTGACAAGAATGAAGATTCCACGTTGAAAATCATGGATTTTGGTCTAAGTTCTGTCGAAGATTTCAGCGACCCAATTGTGACTCTGTTCGGGTCGATAGATTATGTTTCGCCAGAAGCTCTCTCAAGGCAAGATGTTTCAGCTTCAAGTGATATGTGGTCCGTTGGGGTAATTCTATATATTCTGTTATCTGG ATGCCCGCCATTTCATGCACCAACTAATCGAGAAAAGCAGCAAAGGATACTGCAA GGAGAATTCAGTTTCCAGGACCATGCATGGAAAACAATATCTTCATCAGCCAAAGAATTGATTTCCAGGCTTCTTTCTGTTGAGCCTTACAAGAGGCCAACAGCAAGTGAT CTTCTGGGGCATCCTTGGGTGATTGGAGACTGGGCAAAGCAAGACCTCATGGACGCAGAGGTCATATCAAAGCTGAAGAGGTTCAATGCTAGAAGGAAGCTGCGGGCAGCGGCAATCGCAAGCGTCCTCAGCAGCAAGGTGGCTTTGAGGACAAAAAGGCTGAGGAACCTTTTGGGAACACATGACCTGAGCTCAGAGGAGCTAGACAATCTGCGGGCTCATTTCGCACAAAT ATGCGCGGACGGCGAGAACGCGACGCTGGCGGAGTTCGAGCAGGTGCTGAAGGCGATGAAGCTGGAGTTGCTGGTCCCTCTGGCGCCGCGCGTGTTCGACCTGTTCGACAACAACCGCGACGGCACGGTGGACATGAGGGAGATCCTCTGCGGGCTCTCCAGCCTCCGCAACTCCCGCGGCGACGACGCGCTCCGGCTCTGCTTCCAG ATGTACGACGCCGATCGGTCGGGGTGCATCAGCAAGGACGAGCTGGCGTCGATGCTGCGA GCGCTGCCCGAGGAGTGCCTGCCGGGCGACATCACGGAGCCCGGGAAGCTGGACGAGGTGTTCGACGAGATGGACGCCAACGGCGACGGCAAGGTGAGCTTCGACGAGTTCAAGGCGGCCATGCAGAAGGACAGCGCCCTCCAGGACGTCGTCCTCTCGTCCCTCCGGCCTCCGGCGCCGGGGCAGTAG